In Paenibacillus xylanilyticus, the genomic window ACAATCAAATCAGGCTTCCATTCAGCCAATCTGGCCACGGATTCAGGATCACGCAGCTTCACAGGTTGAAATACGGGCAGGCCATGGCGCTCAGCCGCAGCCTTAACAGGCGTTGGCGTGAGCACTTTTTTGCGGCCTTGCGGTTTATCGGGCTGGGTGACTACCCCCACCACGTTATAACCCTCAGCGATGAGCATATCCAGAGAAGGGACAGCAAATTCCGGGGTACCCATAAAAACAATATTCAAATCCATCACTCCTTAATTACGTCGCGGTCCAGTCTGATCGGCTGCAATTTCGTACACCTTCTCAGCGATATCCGTGAAGAGTACACCATCCAGGTGATCAATCTCGTGCTGGAATGCCCGGGACAACAGACCGCTGCCCGTAATAATCAGTTCATTTCCTTCACGGTCCAAGCCTTTAACGGTAACTGTCTCAAAACGGCGAACGTCGCCGTTAATACCAGGAATACTCAGACAGCCTTCCGGTCCAAACTGTTCGCCTTCGCTTGCGATGATTTCAGGATTGATCATTTTGATGAGGCCTTGTTCATCCCCAGCATCAATGACAATCAGGCGTTTCAAAATGCCTACTTGAGGGGCAGCAAGACCTACGCCTTCAGCGTCATACATGGTATCTGCCATATCATCCAGCAGTTTTTGTACATTGGGTGTTACTTTTGTAACTTCCTTGGCTCTTTTGTGAAGCACCTCATCTGGTTCTTTAACAATAATACGAATCGACATGTTGTAAGCACCTTCCTAACCCAAATCTCATGTTGGGTATCATTCTTTTGATTATCATTTGCTTTGTTACTAATCTATGTTTATACCGCTTGTTCACATCCACATTTTGCTCTAATCATTTTCCCAATTTTTATCACACAAAGTGTCCATGGAAAACGATGCATCATGCTTACATTAACATTTGCGGGTCTACATCCAAACTAATGAGCAGTTTTTGCGCCTGAACATCATCGTCCATGCGCCGAGCTGTTTCCAGGGCGATTCCGATAGCGTCTACATCCCCCCGCCATTTTATCATACATTGGAATCGGTATCTATTCTTGATCCGGGGAATGGGCGAGGCTACAGGCCCCAGCACGTCGAAGGCATCGTTGCTGAAACGGTCAAGGCTTCCCAGCCAGCCCGCTGCATTGGCACGTTCTTTCAACAGACGTGTGTAATTTTCGGCCAGCCGGATCAGTACAGGCAATTGCTCGTGCGAAAAGGTCACCAGAATCAGGCGGCAATACGGCGGGTATTGCAGATTCCGGCGGTGAAGCAGTTCCTCACGCACAAAAGAAACATAATCATGCTGGCTTGCATGCCCAATGGAATAGTGCTCCGGTGTATAGGACTGCACAAAGACCTCACCAGGCAACTGATGGCGCCCGGCACGGCCCGCTACCTGGGTCAACAGCTGGAAGGTCTTCTCGGCAGCCCGGAAATCGGGCAGGTTCAGTGCCGAGTCTGCCGTGATGACACCAACCAGGGTGACATCCGGAAAATCCAATCCTTTGGCAACCATCTGGGTACCCAGCAGCACATCCGCTTTTTTCTCCCGGAACTGCTTCAGAAGTTTCTCATGCGACCCCTTCTCCGTCGTTGTGTCCACATCCATGCGGATTACACGAATTCCCGGGAACAGCTTGGCCAATTCTTCCTCCACTCGCTGCGTACCTGTACCGAAGTAACGGATATGTTCACTGCCACATTCAGGACATACCTCCGGAGCAGCTTCCGCATACCCGCAATAGTGACAACGAAGATTGTTTGAACGCTGGTGATACGTCAGTGAAATATCACACTCGGGACAACCGGCCACATAACCGCAGCTTCGGCACATGACAAAAGTGGAATAGCCTCGGCGGTTCAACAGCAAAACGGTCTGCTCCCCGCGCTCCAACCGTTCCTCCAGTCCCTTGTGCAGAGCCCGGCTAAACATCGAACGGTTGCCATCCTTCAACTCTTCCCGCATATCAATGATTCGCACATCCGGCAGATTGTTGCCAAGGGCCCGAGTAGGCATTTCCAGCAGCAGCGGGGCAAAATCATCATTGCTCTGCGAACGTGCGGCATAGTAACTTTCCAGCGAAGGCGTCGCGGAGCCCAGAACCACAACAGCCTGATGCTGCTGTGCTCTTTTTACAGCTACATCACGGGCATGGTATTTCGGCGTTTCTTCCTGTTTGTAAGAAGTTTCATGTTCCTCATCCATAATAATTAGACCCAGTCGGTCAAATGGAGCAAAAACAGCGGAACGCGCGCCAATGGCTACCTTTACTTGGCCTTCCCGGATTTTGCGCCATTCATCATAACGCTCTCCACCCGAAAGACGGCTGTGCATAACAGCAACCTGGTCTCCGAATCGTCCTTTAAACCGCTCAACCATTTGTGGTGTGAGGGCAATCTCAGGCACAAGCACAATCGCCTGCCGATCCTGTTCAATACATTGCTGAATCGTCTGCAGATATACTTCGGTTTTACCGCTGCCTGTTACACCATGTAACAAAAAGACGCCATGGCGCCTTTCCTGTAATCGGCCATTAATTTTATCGTACACGTTCTGCTGCTCTGCAGTAAGAGCAAGCGGTTCAGTGGCGCGAAACTTCCTTCCCTGGTAAGGGTCACGAAAGACTTCCACGTCTTCCGTTACAAGCAGCCCTTTCTCCTCAAGCCCTTTGACGGTAGCCGCAGACACTTGAAGCGTGGCCAGCAATTCTTTCATCGGCATTGGCAGCAGTTCCTTCATTTCCAGCAGAAAAGCAAGAACCTCCTTCTGCCGCTGAGCCTTCGCCGGGAAAGATGCAAGTGCCTCCTCCGCCGCAGCCGCATCTACCGCCAAATCCACTGCCTTCATCGTTTTTTTGTTTAGCTTGTCCTTGATTGCCTGGCTCTCCAGCAATATACCGCCAAGCAGAAGCTTTTTGATCAACGCGGCATGATTGGGGTATTTACGGCTCAATTGCTGCAAAGGCACCTGTCCCCGGCTTTTCACAAAACGTATAATGTCCTGCTGCACTTTCTCCGAGGTGGACTCCTCTCCCCACACGAAGAGGACATCTTCATCCGCCTTTGCTCCGGTCTGCTGTCCATCCAGTGCATCCCCAATGGAGATATATCGTTCCGCTTTACCTTTCAGTGCAGTCGGCACCATGACCTGCAGCGACAAAATGCGGTTGCTGGCATATCGCTCACTCATCCACTCGGCGAGCTGCACCAGATCTTCTAATAAGGGAGGAACGATGTCCAACAGTTCCTGAATGGGCTTCAACTTGAAGGATTCTGTTCCGGTACGCGGTACAAGATCAACCACAAAGCCCTGAACGGTTCGATGTCCAAACGGCACACCTACCCGACTGCCAATCTCAATCCAATCACGCATCGATTCCGGCACCAGATAATCAAAGGGCCGATCGGTCTGTTTCACCGGAACATCGACAATAACCTTGGCGATCTCCATATTTAATTCCTCCCGGCAATGCGCTCCGCCGCAATCGCAAGCAATCGGTGAGCTATGTCCTCCTTAGACATCACCTGAAGCTCTTCCACCAACCCTTCACGGTCATAAATATGAACCGCATTGGTATCTGCTCCAAATCCGATACCCGGCTGGGCAACGTCATTGGCTACGATCAGATCACAGTTTTTCCGCTCCAGCTTCTCCCTTGCGTACATCTCTACAGAATGGGTTTCTGCGGCAAAACCAATTAGAAATTGATGACTCTTTTGCTTACCTAATGTTTCAAGAATATCTATATTTTTAACAAGCTCCAGCGATAGCGTATCGCCTTTCTTTTTGATTTTCTCCTCATGTACTTCCTTGGGACGGTAATCGGCAACTGCCGCAGCCTTAACAACGATATCAGCACGATCCCAGTGACTCGAGACCGCTTCGTACATATCCTGGGCAGACTGCACCCGAATTACTTCCACATTCGTTGGCGGCTGAACTTGTGTACTGCCCATAACAAGCGTAACCTCTGCCCCCAAATCACGTGCTGCTGCAGCGATGGCAAATCCCATTTTGCCGGAAGAGTCATTGGTAATATATCTGACAGGATCAATACGCTCAATCGTACCGCCCGCCGTCACGATCACTTTTTTGCCTTTTAACAAGGCGGACTGTTGTTTCAAGCCTGGTTTAGCTGCTGCCTGATCTTCAAAAAAACGTTCAACCACCTCAACAATCGTCTCCGGCTCTTCTAAACGCCCTTTACCTACGTATCCACATGCGAGCTGTCCTTCACTTGGTTCAATCATCAGTGTTCCTCGCTCGGAAAGCAGACGCATATTGTGCTGTACTGCAGGGTGATCATACATATGAACATTCATGGCAGGTGCGATCATTACCGGGGCGGTCGTTGCCAGTAGTGTTGTGGAGAGCATGTCATCGGCCATGCCATGTGCCATTTTGGCAATAACGTTGGCTGTTGCCGGGGCAACCAGAACCAGATCGGCCATATCGGCCAAATGAATATGTGATACAACTGATGGCTCACGCTCATCAAATGTATCACTGTAGACTACATTTCGGGTCAACGTTTGCAGCGTTAATTCGGTAATAAACTGTTTGGCAGAGTCCGTCATAATGACGTGAACGTCCGCCCCTTTTTGCACCAGTCTACTGCATAATGTAGCCGCCTTGTATGCGGCTATGCCGCCAGTCACGCCAAGTACGATTTTTTTACCGTTCAACATGGTTATTTCCCCCGATATATACGACGTATAAACGATGAATAGAGAAAAAAATAACAACCTCGCGGTTGTCAAATAAGTCCGGCTTGCGCCGTATGCAGTTGAAGAGCAGCCGCAGGCGGCTTACTCTTCTTCCTCTTCGTCCTGTCCTTTGATGACAACGAGATGATCACCATAAATTTCTTCGAGTGCAACGCCAACCTGTTTATGGGATCTTGCATTTCTCAGATCCGTTTTTTCGCCTTCACGAAGCTGTCTGGCCCGGCGGGAAGCAGCAACAACAAGAGAATACTTGCTGTCGACTTTGTTCATCATTTCATCAATAGAAGGATACAGCATGTTTACAAAACACCTCTTTGCATTAGTATAATCCCTTTGACCCGCCTAACAGAATGCAACCATTCCGTCGTTCACATGAACCGAACCTCGCCCGACTATCTATAGATATATGTCAGCAGTTCTCCGAATAATTGCATCCTGCGGCAGCCAAAAAAATTATTTATTGATCTTACAATGTTCGGCGATAATAATGCTTTCTATTCGTTTACACGCCAAATCAATCTCGTCATTAACGACAGCGTAATCGTACTGCTCCAGCAGACTAATCTCATCCACGGCTACGGACATCCGGTGATCAATAGTTGCCTGACTCTCCGTACCGCGTCCCTGGATGCGATCTTTGAGCTCGTCCAATGAAGGAGGCAGCAGAAATACAAAAATCCCTTCCGGGAACTTCTCTTTCACTTTTAACGCGCCTTGAACTTCAATCTCAAGAATGATGTCGCGGCCTTCGTTAATGGTTTTCTCGACAAAGTCACGTGGTGTTCCGTAATAGTTACCTACATATTCTGCATGCTCCAGCAGCTGGTCTTCAGCAATCATGTTCAGGAACTCTTCATGACTTCTGAAGAAGTAGTTCACACCATGCTCTTCACCCAGACGAGGCTGGCGAGTCGTTGCAGACACAGAATAGATCAACTCCGGCACACGTTTGCGCAAAGCGCTGCATACTGTACCCTTCCCGACCCCAGATGGGCCGGACAACACTATCAGTAATCCCTTAGACATATTACACTCCATTTTATTCGTCGTTGTCATCATCTTTCGAAGAAAGACGATGGGCGACCGTCTCAGGCTGAACCGCAGACAGAATGACATGATCGCTATCCGTAATAATCACGGCACGAGTACGTCTTCCGTACGTTGCGTCTATCAGCATATGACGATCTCTTGCCTCTTGTATAATTCTCTTGATCGGCGCCGATTCCGGACTTACGATGGATATAATCCGGTTCGCCGATACGATGTTACCGAATCCAATGTTAATGAGTTTGATTGCCATAATCAGGTTCTTCCCCCTATACATGCGACTCTCTTGCCGAAATATGGCCGTTCATTCGATATTCGCTGCCTGCTCGCGAATTTTCTCCAGCTCCGCCTTCATCTCGACAACACGGTTCACCAGAGCCAAATGGTTGGCTTTTGATCCAATCGTATTGACTTCCCGATTCATCTCTTGAATAAGAAAGTCCAACTTGCGGCCTACCGGCTCTTCACTCTTCAGCAGTTCCCTGCTCTGTCCGAAGTGGCTGAGTAGACGCGTAAGCTCCTCCTCTATGTTAGAACGATCGGCAAACACAGCAATTTCCATACCCAATTTATGCTCGTCAAAAGGGAAAGAGCCTTCCTCCTGCATTTCCGTAAGCCTTTGTCTTAACTTGTTGCGGTAATCTGATACCACAGTAGGTGCAAGAGCAAGCATCTCGGTATGCAGCGACTCCAGACGACTAATCCGCCGTTCCAGATCACTGGCCAGATGAAGACCCTCACGCGCGCGCATTTGCTCCAGACTGGTCAAGGCCTCTTCCAAGCTCTGCTGCAGCACACGCTCCCATTCGTCCTTCTCTTCCTCCGGAATTGAACTTGTTCCATCGGAATGAACCATGACATCCGGCAATGAAAGCATGTCCATAATGCTCGGTTTGCCCTGCATCCCAAAGCGGGATTCCAGCTGTTCTGCTGCCTGCAGATAGGCCCTGACTGCCTGCTCATTAAGCACGGCAGGAAGAGCCTGATCTTCATCTTTTTCTTTCATTACATAAACATCAATCCGCCCGCGCTTCAGCCGGCTCTGTACTCTTTTCCTCAATCCGTCTTCATAACATGTCCATTCTTTCGGCATGCGCATCATCACTTCACAGTAACGATGATTGACGGATTTGATCTCCAATTGTACCTTGTAGCCTCCAAAATGAAAGGCGGATTGACCGTATCCGGTCATACTGAATGACATCGGCATCACATCCGTTACACTATTGTAATTGATTATTAGGGTTGAAACAAGTAGGACATTGGTGCTCGGACTTCTCCCATACATATTGGGTCAGTTCGGCAGTCATGCCGTAGAACATAAACGGAGTCATCAGGTAGATCCCCTTGAAATGGGCTGTTGCAACATCCAACAGCTCTTTGGCAATTTTTACGCCCATGGCCCGTCCTTCTTCTCCTTCGAGACCAGCCATGCGAGAACGTACCTCATCCGACAGCTGAATGCCTGGAACTTCATTGTGCAGGTATTCTGCATTTCGTCCACTTGCCAGCGGCATTACACCAACGAAAATAGGCACTTCCAAATGTTTGGTAGCCTCATGCATAGCTACGATTAATTGCGGGTCATAGACAGGCTGCGTCATAATGTAATCGGCACCGGAGGCAATCTTTTTCTCCAGTCTCTGAACTGCCTTATCCAGATGTTTCACATTCGGGTTAAACGCTGCTCCGATGACAAAACCAGCCTTCTGTTTAAGCGGTTTGCCGGAGAAAGCTACACCGTCGTTCAATTGCTTGATCATACGTATAATTTCAAATGAAGTCAGATCGTATACGGAACTGGATCCGGGAAGATCACCGAAACGCGCTGGATCCCCTGTAACCGCAAGCACGTGGTTGATACCGAGAGCGTCAAAACCCATCATGTGTGATTGGGTCCCAATCAGATTTCGGTCACGGCAAGCAATATGTACAAGCGGACGTAAGCCCGTACGATCCTGAACGAGATGTCCCAGAGCCATATTGCTCATGCGGGTTACCGCCAAAGAGTTGTCAGCCAGTGTCAGCGCATCCGCACCAGCGGCTTTCAGTGTTTCGGCACCTTTCATGAATTTGGCAATATCCAGGTCACGAGGCGGGTCGAGTTCAACGATAACCGTGTGGCGCTGTTTGACCAGATCCACAATGGTCGGCTGTCCACCACGGCCGGACCGTTCATCCACATTTTCATGCAGTACGATACGCGGTTTGGCTTCTGTTGGGTCAGGCAGGACAATGGGTGCTGCAGTATATTCGGAAAGAGCCTGTGCGATTGCCCCAATATGATCAGGCGTTGTACCGCAGCATCCACCGATAATACGGGCGCCCAGATCGGCGAATTGCACCGCGGTCTGCCCAAAATATTCGGGTGTGGCACCATATCGGAACTGGCCATCGACATAGTCTGCCGCCCCCGCGTTAGGGTAAACAGACATCGGAACTCCGATTCGCCCGGATACGGTTTCCATGGCACGCATAATTCCGTTTGGACCGGAGCGGCAGTTAAACCCAATCACGTCCGCCCCCTGCTCACGCATGATCCGGAACGCTTCCGGCATCGTGTATCCATCCAGCGTATGTCCAATATCCTCAACTGCAAACTGCCCAATCACCGGCAGATCACTCAGCTTGCGAGCCTGCAGCAGGGCAATATCCATCTCTTCGATATCATAGAAGGTTTCAAGCAGAATCCCGTCAACCCCTTCTTCAAGCAGGGCAAAAATCTGTTGTTCGTAAAAACGCTTCAGTTCGCTTGTCGATACATTGGTCCGCTTGCCTCCGCGAATGGAACCCACGGCCCCTAGAACGTATCCGTTTGAACCGGCGACCTCCTTGGCAATGCGTGCACCCGCACGATTGACTTCCGTCACCTTCGATTCCAGTCCGAACTTGGACAATTTGTCATAGTTCGCAGAGTACGTATTTGTCTCAAATATTTCAGTACCCGCCTCCAAATAACGACGATGCACATCTGCTACCACTTCAGGTGAGACCAAATTTAATTCTTCGTATGAAATTCCAACCGGGAAACCCATTTGGTACAGATATGTTCCCATCGCCCCATCTCCAATGAGAACTCGTTCCTGCAAGACACTCCGCAAATCCGCCTTCATCCCTTTTCCCCCCGCCTAGCTGATCATTTCATACTAATGTAACACAAAAGCCGATCAATAACGTAGAAAAACACAGGATTTCCACGAAATTCAGTCAAAAAAAGAGGCCCGAAGGCCTCTTGGCTTAAACTGTCATCTTATGATGTGACTCCTTTGAAAACAACCTCTGCCGGTCCGGTCATATACACATGATTGTCAGCTTCGTTCCACTCAATATGCAGGTCTCCGCCTTTAAGGCTAATCACTGCTGTACGATCCGTGTGTCCGTTCAATACGGAGGATACAAGCGTTGCACAAGCTCCGGTCCCACAAGCCAGGGTTGGACCCGCACCACGTTCCCATACACGCATATCAACGAATCCGCGATCACGCACAGTGGCAAACTCAACATTGATCTTTTTCGGGAACATCGGATGAACTTCCAGCACCGGCCCCCAAGTGGAGAGATCAAAGTTCACTGCATCATCTACATAAATGACAGCGTGGGGATTCCCCATCGAAACTGCCGTGAATTTGAACTCTTGTCCATTCGCTTCAATGGTATGGTTAACCACAGGGTTGGCATCCACTGTTGTCGGAACCTGAAGCCCGTCCAAAATAGGCTCGCCCATATCTACACGAACGGTTGCCACTTTGCCGTCAAGTACATTAAGGGTTACCGGCTGCACACCGGCGCCGATGGTTTCAATAGTGATGTTCTCCGATGTCACATGACCATGGTCATACACATACTTCGCTACACAGCGAATCGCGTTCCCGCATTGTTCCGCTTCCGAACCATCAGAGTTCATGATACGCATCTGAAAATCCGCCTTCTCTGAAGGCAGTATATAAACGAGTCCATCCGCACCAATGCCGAAGAAACGGTTGCACCATTTCACAGCAAGCTCTGCTGCATCAGCCGGAAGCTGTTTTTCTCCAAATACAACGATAAAGTCGTTGCCAAGTCCGTGCATTTTTGTAAATTCCATATCCTTGCCCACTCCTTTTGGCAGTCTGCTGCCAAAGCGTTATTCTTGCCTGTTTACATAAAAAAGCTATCCTGCAAAATGTCCAAGGCTTTTGCCCCGAATCATTTTGAGGATAGCATAACGAAAACGATAAGGAAAAGCTATTGATTTTATGCCGAAAACTTTGTACTTTTCGGTACGAAGCTTCCAGGACCCATCCGGCGACGGTTACGACGGCCACCCCAGACACTGCCTGCTCCCATCAGGAACGTTGGGATACCTGCAGCAACGATGGAAATGGCCCATTCACGCATGCCGAGCGGTACGGTTTTGAAGATCGGCTGCAGCGGCTCCACGTACATCACAACCAGCATCAGCACGACGGACGAGATCACCGCAAGAACCAGATATTTGTTCTGGAGCGGATTCCGGTGGAAGATGGAGCGCGAACTCCGGCAGTCAAACACATGAATAAGCTGAGCCAGAACAAGTGTCGCAAAAGCGACAGACTGTGCTTTGATAAGCTGACCCGGTTGATCCGGAGCGGCTTGAAGGGTAAGCCAGAACGCACCTAATGTACATAATCCGATCAATACACCGCGGCTGATGATTTTCCAGCCCAGTCTCCGGGCAAAAATGTTTTCCTTGGCGCCGCGTGGCTTGTGCTCCATCAGGTCTTTCTCCGGCTGATCCACACCTAGCGCCATGGCCGGCAGGCCATCTGTCACGAGGTTCACCCATAGAATCTGGATGGGCACGAGCGGCAGCGGCAGTCCCATCATCATCGCGAAGAACATTGTTAGAATCTCACCTACGTTGGAAGCAAGCAAGTACCGAATAAACTTCCGAATATTCTCATATATATTACGCCCTTCTTCAATCGCCGCTACAATAGTAGAAAAGTTATCATCACTGAGAATCAAGGCCGATGCCTCTTTCGTCACATCCGTTCCTGTAATTCCCATCGCAATTCCGATGTCCGCCGCTTTGATTGCTGGTGCGTCGTTGACACCGTCCCCTGTCATGGCTACGACATGGCCTTTGCGCTGCAGGGATTTTACAATCCGGAGCTTGTGCTCAGGGGACACCCGGGAGAATACATAAATACCTTCGACCTGCTTATCCAGCTCATCGTCCGTCAATCCGGCCAGCTGCTGTCCGCTTAACGAACCTCCGCCCCGGGGAAGAATGCCCAGCTGCTGGGCTATCGCCTCAGCAGTAGTCCCGTGGTCACCCGTGATCATGACCGTCCGGATACCCGCTCTGCGGCAAGTTGCAATTGCATCTCGGACTTCTCTCCGAGGAGGATCGATCATGCCAGCAAGTCCAACGAACACAAGCTGATTTTCGGCAGCATGTTCGTCATCTACTTTTTCCTCAGGGCGTACTTCACGATAAGCCATCCCCAAGACACGCAGGGCTGCTCCGGCCATCTTCTCGTTTGCAGCCATCACTTTCTGTCTCAACGTTCCAGTGAAGGGTACCACTTTGCCCTCCCATAAAATATAGCTGCATTGTCCGATCAACACATCAGGAGCACCTTTGGTGTAGACCATGCGGCCACCCTGATGCTGAATGAGGACAGACATTCGTTTGCGGTCCGAATCGAACGGAAACTCCTGTTGACGTGCATATAACTCTTTGAGGCTGGCAGGAGTAAGACCCATTTTGGAGGCCAGAGTGACGAGTGCGCCTTCGGTTGGATCGCCTTTCAGCTCCCATACGACGCCATCCTCCTTGATTGCCTCCTTCTTGCCATCCTTACCCTTTTTCTTATTGCGCTCTTCCGAGAAGCTTTCCACAATACTCGCATTGTTACATAACGCACTGATCTGAAGCAGTCTTCGCAGCGTTTGATCACTCTTCAGCTCCACCGTCCGGCCGTCTTCCAGCATCTGTCCTTCCGGTGCATACCCGTCCCCGGTGACTTGGATGCTGCGACCTTCCAGCCATACATCGGTCACGGTCATCTTGTTCTGGGTTAATGTCCCCGTCTTGTCAGAGCAGATCACGGAGGCACAACCAAGTGTCTCGACTGAAGGTAATTTTCGTACAATGGCTTTGCGCTTAATCATTCGCTGCACACCCAGCGCAAGTGCAATCGTGACAATCGCCGGCAAACCTTCAGGTATGGCAGCCACCGCCAGACTGACACCAGCAAGGAACATGCCAATCGCCGGTTGTCCATGCAAAATACCAGCCACAACAACCATCACGGTAAGTCCCAATGCAACAAAAATGAGTATTTTGCCCAATTGCTCCAAACGATGCTGAAGCGGTGTTTCCTGTTCCTCGGTATTTTGGATTAGATCGGCAATTTTACCCATCTCGGTATCCATGCCTGTCCGAATGACAACGCCCTTGGCCGTCCCGCGGGTAACCATGGTGCCCATAAATCCAATGTTTTTCTGATCGCCGAGCGGTACGGCATCATCTGCAATGGGGTTGCAATGCTTGCTTACTGGGACCGATTCTCCAGTGAGTGCCGATTCCTCCACATCCAGACTGTTCGTTTCCAGCCATCTTACATCCGCCGGGATGCGATCTCCGCTCTCGACAAGGATGATATCCCCTGGCACCAGCTGTTTGGCAGCAAGCTGCACTTCCTGACCAGCCCGAAGAACTTTGGCAAGAGGTGCGGACAGCTGCTTCAATGCGCGGAGGGAACGCTCAGCCCGAAATTCCTGTACGAAGCCCAGAATGGCATTTAACACAATAATCGCCACAATAGTAACGGCATCCAAATATTCTCCGAGCAATCCGGACACCAGTGTCGCTCCCATCAAAACGAGCACCATAAAGTCCTTAAATTGGTTAAGCAGCAGTGTAATTGGGGATATACGTTTTCCTTCACTCAGCTCATTTGAACCGGCGACCTTCCTCTTCTGCGCAACAGCTTCATCCGTCAATCCTTCCTCCAGACTGACGCCTAGCGTGCTGCGAAGCTCTTCTACGCTTAGTTGATGCCACTTGGTCTGTTCCATGCCTCAAGGTTCCCCTCCCAGTCTATATTTCCTGTAAAAGACGTTCATACAGCTGCTCGTGATCGCTAACCAGCAGCTCTATGTCACGCCGGACAAACTACCTGCTCTATATGTATTCGGACAGGACCCCAATTAGCACCCGGATGGTGAATCCTTTCCCTGATGGACAGAATAGGCTAAAATAAAAGTCTGCGGTCATAACGCAGTAGAAGCCGAGTTATCTTATGCAAGAAGGCAAGTGACGAACGAACTGCAACCGGTTCTGATTTTTACATATTCCAGTTGTGTGTTTCAGTTATAGATAGAGAGGAAGTTGAAAAATATGGCATTGGACGGCATTGTTACACGAGCCATCGTACACGAACTGCAGGGCTGCAAAGGCGGCCGCATTAGCAAAATTCATCAGCCTAACGGCCATGATGTCGTACTCACCCTTCGTGCACAACGCGGGAACAGCAAATTGCTGATATCGGCCAGTCCGACGTATCCCCGCGTGCATTTTACGGAAAAGACATTCTTAAACCCTACAGAAGCACCGATGTTCTGCATGCTGCTGCGCAAGCACTGCGAGGGAGCCATTATAGAGGAGATTCGTCAGATCGGCATGGAACGGATCATCCACATCGACGTTCGTCAACGCGACGAACTCGGTGATGTATCCGTAAAACGAATCATTATTGAGCTCATGGGGCGTCACAGCAATATCGTATTGCTCGACCCGGTCACGGGAACGATTTTGGACGGTATACATCACGTTACCCCTTCCATCAGCAGCTATCGGGTCATCATGCCCGGCTTTTCATACACAGCTCCGCCAGAACAGCACAAAGTCAATCCGCTGGAAGTGAACAGCGCTGAATTCCTCAAGGGTTACTCTGAAACGGAAGAAGAGGCTGCCCGCTGGCTTGTGAATTC contains:
- the priA gene encoding primosomal protein N'; protein product: MEIAKVIVDVPVKQTDRPFDYLVPESMRDWIEIGSRVGVPFGHRTVQGFVVDLVPRTGTESFKLKPIQELLDIVPPLLEDLVQLAEWMSERYASNRILSLQVMVPTALKGKAERYISIGDALDGQQTGAKADEDVLFVWGEESTSEKVQQDIIRFVKSRGQVPLQQLSRKYPNHAALIKKLLLGGILLESQAIKDKLNKKTMKAVDLAVDAAAAEEALASFPAKAQRQKEVLAFLLEMKELLPMPMKELLATLQVSAATVKGLEEKGLLVTEDVEVFRDPYQGRKFRATEPLALTAEQQNVYDKINGRLQERRHGVFLLHGVTGSGKTEVYLQTIQQCIEQDRQAIVLVPEIALTPQMVERFKGRFGDQVAVMHSRLSGGERYDEWRKIREGQVKVAIGARSAVFAPFDRLGLIIMDEEHETSYKQEETPKYHARDVAVKRAQQHQAVVVLGSATPSLESYYAARSQSNDDFAPLLLEMPTRALGNNLPDVRIIDMREELKDGNRSMFSRALHKGLEERLERGEQTVLLLNRRGYSTFVMCRSCGYVAGCPECDISLTYHQRSNNLRCHYCGYAEAAPEVCPECGSEHIRYFGTGTQRVEEELAKLFPGIRVIRMDVDTTTEKGSHEKLLKQFREKKADVLLGTQMVAKGLDFPDVTLVGVITADSALNLPDFRAAEKTFQLLTQVAGRAGRHQLPGEVFVQSYTPEHYSIGHASQHDYVSFVREELLHRRNLQYPPYCRLILVTFSHEQLPVLIRLAENYTRLLKERANAAGWLGSLDRFSNDAFDVLGPVASPIPRIKNRYRFQCMIKWRGDVDAIGIALETARRMDDDVQAQKLLISLDVDPQMLM
- the def gene encoding peptide deformylase codes for the protein MSIRIIVKEPDEVLHKRAKEVTKVTPNVQKLLDDMADTMYDAEGVGLAAPQVGILKRLIVIDAGDEQGLIKMINPEIIASEGEQFGPEGCLSIPGINGDVRRFETVTVKGLDREGNELIITGSGLLSRAFQHEIDHLDGVLFTDIAEKVYEIAADQTGPRRN
- the remA gene encoding extracellular matrix/biofilm regulator RemA, with product MAIKLINIGFGNIVSANRIISIVSPESAPIKRIIQEARDRHMLIDATYGRRTRAVIITDSDHVILSAVQPETVAHRLSSKDDDNDE
- the rpoZ gene encoding DNA-directed RNA polymerase subunit omega → MLYPSIDEMMNKVDSKYSLVVAASRRARQLREGEKTDLRNARSHKQVGVALEEIYGDHLVVIKGQDEEEEE
- the gmk gene encoding guanylate kinase is translated as MSKGLLIVLSGPSGVGKGTVCSALRKRVPELIYSVSATTRQPRLGEEHGVNYFFRSHEEFLNMIAEDQLLEHAEYVGNYYGTPRDFVEKTINEGRDIILEIEVQGALKVKEKFPEGIFVFLLPPSLDELKDRIQGRGTESQATIDHRMSVAVDEISLLEQYDYAVVNDEIDLACKRIESIIIAEHCKINK
- the coaBC gene encoding bifunctional phosphopantothenoylcysteine decarboxylase/phosphopantothenate--cysteine ligase CoaBC, translated to MLNGKKIVLGVTGGIAAYKAATLCSRLVQKGADVHVIMTDSAKQFITELTLQTLTRNVVYSDTFDEREPSVVSHIHLADMADLVLVAPATANVIAKMAHGMADDMLSTTLLATTAPVMIAPAMNVHMYDHPAVQHNMRLLSERGTLMIEPSEGQLACGYVGKGRLEEPETIVEVVERFFEDQAAAKPGLKQQSALLKGKKVIVTAGGTIERIDPVRYITNDSSGKMGFAIAAAARDLGAEVTLVMGSTQVQPPTNVEVIRVQSAQDMYEAVSSHWDRADIVVKAAAVADYRPKEVHEEKIKKKGDTLSLELVKNIDILETLGKQKSHQFLIGFAAETHSVEMYAREKLERKNCDLIVANDVAQPGIGFGADTNAVHIYDREGLVEELQVMSKEDIAHRLLAIAAERIAGRN